In Sporomusaceae bacterium, the following proteins share a genomic window:
- a CDS encoding aminodeoxychorismate/anthranilate synthase component II codes for MILLIDNYDSFTYNIFQYVAHLGQQVRVVRNDRITLDEIAAGGYKAVIISPGPGTPDDAGISKALVVRFAARLPILGVCLGHQVIGEAFGGRVVRAPQPVHGKTSAVTHHGHGLYRGLPQPFTAGRYHSLILDRASLPDCLTVTAASDDGLIMGVRHKHFPVEGIQFHPESILTPDGVRLLANFVAVLPG; via the coding sequence ATGATCCTGCTCATCGACAACTACGACTCCTTCACCTACAACATCTTCCAGTACGTCGCCCACCTCGGGCAGCAGGTCCGCGTCGTCCGCAACGACCGCATCACCCTGGACGAAATCGCCGCCGGCGGCTACAAAGCCGTCATCATCTCCCCCGGCCCCGGCACCCCCGACGACGCCGGCATCAGCAAAGCCCTCGTCGTCCGCTTCGCCGCCCGTCTGCCCATCCTCGGCGTCTGCCTCGGCCATCAGGTCATCGGCGAAGCCTTCGGCGGCCGCGTCGTGCGCGCCCCGCAGCCCGTCCACGGCAAAACCTCGGCCGTCACCCACCACGGCCACGGCCTCTACCGCGGCCTCCCCCAGCCCTTCACCGCCGGCCGCTACCACTCCCTCATCCTTGACCGGGCCAGCCTCCCCGACTGCCTCACCGTCACCGCCGCCAGCGACGACGGGCTCATCATGGGCGTCAGGCACAAACACTTTCCCGTCGAAGGCATCCAGTTCCACCCCGAATCCATCCTCACCCCCGACGGCGTCAGGCTGCTCGCCAACTTCGTCGCCGTCCTCCCCGGCTGA